The Paenibacillus beijingensis nucleotide sequence TGCCGCTTAGGTTTGCAAACTTTATCCACGATTTGGTTTGCCGGTCAGCCCGATTTCATCATCGTATGCGTCGAATATTTTGCGGGCGATCGGCGCCGCTCCCCAACCGCCGAAGCCGCCTTCCGGAACGACCACCGCTACGGCAAGTACCGGATTTTCCGCCGGTGCTGCCGCGATAAAGACGGCATTGTTTACTTTTTTTCCCGCGACACTTTGCTCGGAAGTGCCGGTTTTGCGCAAAAAGCGGTATGGAAATCCGTCAAATCCCTGTACGCCAACCTGCTGCATCCCCGTTTCAATTTCCTGCCAATAGCTTTGGGGAAAATCGACCGTATTAAGGATTTCCGGTTTGTAACTTTGGATCAGATCCCCGTTTGAATGACGGATTTCATTTACGAATTGCGGCTTCATCCGTTTTCCCCGGCTTGCGAGCGTCGCCGCATATTGAGCCAGCTGGAGTGTCGTATAGCGTCCCATCTGGCCAAACGAGGCGCGAACCAAGGCGGATTGGGCACTTGCATCTTCGGCTTCGTGGAAGTAGTCGACAACTCCGGCCGATTCACCGATTAATCCGCTTCCTGTCAAGACGCCCAGACCAAATTGATTCATATATCGATCCCAGACGTTGACGCCTTCGTCCCCTCTATACTTCATATACAATTTATTCCCAACCATAGCCGACATAAAAGGATTGGAAGACCGTGCAATTGCTTTTGCCGGATCCAATAATCCGTACGCATGTCCCCCCGCATTGCCAATACGAACACGACTTGTCCCCTCCCGGCCAAAATAGAACGCTCCGGTATCGTTGTATGTCGATGTTGTCGAAAATAATTTCTCGTTTAAGCCTACCAAAATGGAAAGCGGCTTTTGCGTCGATCCCAAGTAGACTAAAGAGGACGGATGTTTTCTTCTTTCACGGTCTTCTTTGTATGGCGGTTGAACGCCATTGATCGCCCCGTTTGGAATAAAATAAAAATTTTCAGCCCATTCCTGAGGTGAAATACTGCCTCCCGACCAGACATTCGGATCGTAATCCGGCATACTGGCCATCGCAATCACTTTGCCGGTCTTAACTTCCATAGCTACGGCATAGCCCGTACTGGCATTCCTTCCGTCTTTTTCCGCCGGATTGCCGGAAGAACGCAGATGGCGTATTTGATCCATGATCGCTTGCTCGGTCTTCAGCTGGACATTTTCGTTAATGGTCAAATACAAATCGCTTCCCTGCTCCGGTTTCGTAATTTGAGCGGGGCCGACAACCCGCCCGGATGCGTTAATCGGGTACGTCTTCAAGCCGTTCTTGCCGCGAAGGATGTCTTGATACATATATTCCAAGCCGTCGAACCCTACTTCTTCATCGTCCAAATATTGCAGCTTTAGATCGTCCTCTTCTGCTTTTTTCTTATAATAATCCAGGTCTTGCGCACCTTTATATTTCTTCAAGTATCCGATCAGCTGCGCGGCGACAGAACTAGTATCATATTGGCGGATGCTCTCCTCGACAATGTCGATTCCCTGGAACAAGTCACGGTTTTCGGAAAAATAGGCGATTTCCTTATTCGTCAACCCGGACTTGATCCGCCGCGGAACGGAGATGGTGTTTTGCCTGAACTCCAAATCCATATTGTCGATTATTTCATCAATGGTTAGCGCCTCTTTCGGATTGCCGTACTTAATGAAGACATCCTTTAACCGCTCTGCAAGCGCCTGTGCCTCCGAATTGTTAAACCCGGGTTCAATCGTAAAATAAAGCGACTGCGTCGAAGTCGAGTACGCGATCGGTTTACCCGTGGAATCATAAATATTGCCCCGGATCGGCGGTGTCTTCACGTTTCGCGAGCTGATCCTTTCCTGCACGCCGGCTAATGTCGGTCCTTCGACAAACTGCAATACCGCAAGTCGTATGATCAAAACGCTGAACAAGACAAACGTACCCACGAAAAACAAGTTAAGCCGGAACAGAAACTGCCTTCGGTT carries:
- a CDS encoding peptidoglycan D,D-transpeptidase FtsI family protein is translated as MQLLPKKEQDDQQEKKMINRRQFLFRLNLFFVGTFVLFSVLIIRLAVLQFVEGPTLAGVQERISSRNVKTPPIRGNIYDSTGKPIAYSTSTQSLYFTIEPGFNNSEAQALAERLKDVFIKYGNPKEALTIDEIIDNMDLEFRQNTISVPRRIKSGLTNKEIAYFSENRDLFQGIDIVEESIRQYDTSSVAAQLIGYLKKYKGAQDLDYYKKKAEEDDLKLQYLDDEEVGFDGLEYMYQDILRGKNGLKTYPINASGRVVGPAQITKPEQGSDLYLTINENVQLKTEQAIMDQIRHLRSSGNPAEKDGRNASTGYAVAMEVKTGKVIAMASMPDYDPNVWSGGSISPQEWAENFYFIPNGAINGVQPPYKEDRERRKHPSSLVYLGSTQKPLSILVGLNEKLFSTTSTYNDTGAFYFGREGTSRVRIGNAGGHAYGLLDPAKAIARSSNPFMSAMVGNKLYMKYRGDEGVNVWDRYMNQFGLGVLTGSGLIGESAGVVDYFHEAEDASAQSALVRASFGQMGRYTTLQLAQYAATLASRGKRMKPQFVNEIRHSNGDLIQSYKPEILNTVDFPQSYWQEIETGMQQVGVQGFDGFPYRFLRKTGTSEQSVAGKKVNNAVFIAAAPAENPVLAVAVVVPEGGFGGWGAAPIARKIFDAYDDEIGLTGKPNRG